The proteins below are encoded in one region of Sphingobium yanoikuyae:
- the hflK gene encoding FtsH protease activity modulator HflK, which produces MRRLFGWMPGIASAMAQGPWGGKGDGPEGNDGPGKNGSGGGSDGPRNPWTQPGKPAGAKSPSAIEELLRKSRESFGQGGGFGGLPPRANGRALWPIAVGIVVVLWLVLTSFHRVGPQERGVVTLLGKYSRTLSPGISLTLPAPFEAVRTVDVEEIRTIDIGSASAESENLVLTGDQNIVDLAYSVRWNIRNPELYLFQLADPDASIREVAESAMRSVVASVSLDDALGAGRTEIEQQVEQRMQEILDGYKSGIRVQGVAIKQADPPAAVNDAFKEVSAAQQTAQTYLNEARAAAQQVTAKAQGEAAAFDKVYEQYRLAPDVTRRRMYYETMEGVLSTVDKTIVESGNVTPFLPLPELKRRAQGTPQSAANATEEGQ; this is translated from the coding sequence ATGAGAAGATTATTCGGGTGGATGCCCGGCATCGCGAGCGCCATGGCCCAGGGTCCCTGGGGCGGCAAGGGTGACGGGCCTGAGGGCAATGACGGACCGGGCAAGAACGGGTCCGGCGGGGGCAGTGATGGCCCGCGCAATCCCTGGACCCAGCCCGGCAAGCCGGCCGGCGCAAAATCCCCTTCCGCGATCGAGGAATTGCTGCGCAAGAGCCGCGAAAGCTTTGGCCAGGGCGGCGGCTTCGGTGGCCTGCCGCCGCGCGCGAACGGCCGGGCGCTGTGGCCGATTGCCGTCGGCATTGTCGTCGTCCTGTGGCTGGTGCTGACCAGTTTCCACCGGGTCGGCCCGCAGGAACGCGGCGTCGTCACCCTGCTCGGCAAATATAGCCGCACCCTCTCGCCCGGCATCAGCCTGACCCTGCCCGCCCCGTTCGAGGCGGTGCGCACGGTCGATGTCGAGGAAATCCGCACGATCGACATCGGCTCGGCCAGCGCGGAGAGCGAAAATCTGGTGCTGACCGGCGACCAGAATATCGTCGACCTGGCCTATTCGGTGCGCTGGAACATCCGCAATCCGGAACTCTATCTGTTCCAGCTGGCCGACCCGGATGCATCGATCCGCGAAGTCGCCGAAAGCGCGATGCGCTCGGTGGTCGCCAGCGTCAGCCTGGACGATGCGCTGGGTGCGGGTCGCACCGAGATCGAGCAGCAGGTCGAACAGCGGATGCAGGAGATTCTCGACGGCTACAAGTCGGGCATCCGTGTCCAGGGCGTGGCGATCAAGCAGGCCGATCCGCCGGCTGCCGTCAACGACGCCTTCAAGGAAGTGTCGGCCGCGCAGCAGACCGCCCAGACCTATCTGAACGAGGCCCGTGCCGCCGCACAGCAGGTCACGGCCAAGGCGCAGGGCGAAGCCGCAGCCTTCGACAAGGTCTATGAACAATATCGGCTGGCACCCGACGTGACCCGCCGGCGCATGTATTACGAAACCATGGAGGGTGTCCTGTCCACCGTCGACAAGACGATCGTCGAAAGCGGCAACGTCACCCCCTTCCTGCCCCTTCCCGAACTCAAGCGGCGCGCCCAGGGCACACCCCAGTCGGCTGCCAATGCGACGGAGGAAGGCCAGTGA
- a CDS encoding cell wall hydrolase, producing MTGDTFPDQPHRAMWLIWLLLFVGLPMAVAGWESRPRAGDEVAQGRRLAAVAAARQRRPATPPPAVEPVAIFALGPEQARDLNAQIPFSRDPNPSARPFLFRGSETDLARATDCLAAAQLYEAGDDAVGEQAVAQVVLNRVRHPAFPKTVCGVVFQGQERTTGCQFTFTCDGALARTPSIGAWARAREIARGALAGKVFKAVGYATHYHTDWVVPYWSGSLDKITAVGTHLFFRWRGWWGTPPAFRLGEAGGEPLIARIARLSAAHQGLPGSGLPGMPPVLATEAAAALAARPERAIGSDSLGKTIGGVRLIAIAPGGRSFLVELNRSSPPESWPALAETFCAGRPECRIMGWRGGAVPTGLPLNDAQLEAMSFAYIHYVGNGLQRALWNCSQFPRPTKAECMRQRVPTVTPAPPPAAVILPSLDGVRRKERFETVKIAPAPPTAPPIVTPKVTPATPSGS from the coding sequence ATGACCGGCGACACTTTCCCTGACCAGCCGCATCGCGCGATGTGGCTGATATGGCTGTTGCTGTTCGTCGGTCTGCCCATGGCGGTGGCCGGCTGGGAAAGCCGGCCGCGCGCTGGCGATGAGGTGGCGCAGGGCCGCCGGCTGGCGGCTGTTGCAGCCGCCCGCCAGCGCCGACCGGCAACGCCGCCGCCCGCCGTCGAACCCGTCGCGATTTTCGCGCTCGGCCCCGAACAGGCCCGCGACCTCAACGCCCAGATCCCCTTTTCCCGCGATCCCAATCCGTCGGCCCGGCCGTTCCTGTTCCGTGGATCGGAAACAGACCTTGCCCGCGCCACGGACTGCCTGGCGGCGGCCCAGCTTTACGAAGCGGGCGACGATGCTGTCGGCGAGCAGGCGGTGGCACAGGTCGTGCTCAACCGCGTGCGCCACCCGGCCTTCCCCAAGACTGTCTGCGGCGTGGTGTTCCAGGGGCAGGAACGGACCACCGGTTGCCAGTTCACCTTCACCTGCGACGGCGCACTGGCCCGCACGCCATCCATCGGCGCCTGGGCACGGGCGCGGGAGATTGCCCGCGGCGCGCTGGCCGGCAAGGTGTTCAAGGCGGTCGGCTATGCCACCCATTATCATACCGACTGGGTCGTGCCCTATTGGAGCGGCAGTCTGGACAAGATCACAGCGGTCGGCACGCATCTGTTCTTTCGGTGGCGCGGCTGGTGGGGCACGCCGCCTGCCTTCCGCCTGGGTGAAGCCGGTGGCGAGCCGCTGATCGCCCGCATCGCCCGCCTGTCCGCCGCGCATCAGGGCCTGCCGGGCAGCGGCCTGCCGGGCATGCCGCCGGTCCTGGCGACCGAAGCCGCCGCCGCGCTGGCCGCCAGGCCGGAACGCGCCATCGGATCGGACTCACTGGGCAAGACGATCGGCGGCGTCCGGCTGATCGCGATCGCACCGGGCGGGCGCAGCTTCCTGGTCGAACTCAATCGCAGCAGCCCGCCGGAAAGCTGGCCCGCGCTGGCCGAGACCTTCTGTGCCGGCCGGCCCGAATGCCGGATCATGGGCTGGCGCGGCGGCGCCGTCCCGACCGGCCTTCCGCTCAACGACGCCCAGCTTGAGGCGATGAGCTTCGCCTATATCCATTATGTCGGCAACGGATTGCAACGCGCGCTGTGGAACTGCAGCCAGTTCCCCCGCCCGACCAAGGCCGAATGCATGCGGCAGCGCGTGCCGACTGTCACGCCAGCACCGCCGCCAGCCGCCGTGATCCTGCCTTCGCTGGACGGGGTGCGGCGAAAGGAGCGGTTCGAGACGGTCAAGATTGCACCGGCCCCACCCACCGCGCCGCCGATCGTGACACCGAAGGTGACACCCGCAACGCCATCCGGCTCCTGA
- a CDS encoding MFS transporter, giving the protein MSSSAAAPHPLHFGNFRAYLVGRFCATLAQYSMMILLAWQAYNVARETMSTGAASAQLGLIGLAQFLPLFFLTPVTGWVADHFDRRIITRLTLALLMLAAAVLAFATYEGWVSLPLIFGIAVIVGIARAFNGPAYGALAPNLVPPAVLPTAIALSSVAWQTGDILGKAVGGYAYAIEPWAAYALSAALFGVGLISMMMIGPVPQPPRQQGRHPIRQMIDGFTYLKSNRLVLATITLDLFAVLLAGATALLPVYARDILHVGSTGYGHLAIAPGIGAALTALWFSFRPMKTQVGLKMLAAVILFGLATIAFGCTAFLPRDIAVEAGIAALIVLGGADMVSVFVRQSLVQLHTPDAMRGRVSSLSQLTISASNELGEAESGFLAALVGPIAAVIGGGVGAILVTIFWARLFPELRLARTFDPPDLREADISQETAQ; this is encoded by the coding sequence ATGTCTTCCTCGGCTGCTGCACCCCACCCGCTCCATTTCGGCAATTTCCGCGCCTATCTGGTCGGCCGTTTCTGCGCCACGCTGGCGCAGTACAGCATGATGATCCTGCTCGCCTGGCAGGCCTATAATGTCGCGCGGGAGACGATGAGCACGGGCGCGGCATCGGCGCAGCTTGGCCTCATCGGCCTGGCGCAGTTCCTACCGCTCTTCTTCCTGACGCCGGTGACTGGCTGGGTGGCCGATCATTTTGACCGGCGGATCATCACCCGGCTGACGCTGGCGCTGCTGATGCTCGCCGCAGCCGTGCTGGCCTTCGCCACCTATGAGGGTTGGGTCAGCCTGCCGCTGATCTTCGGCATCGCGGTCATCGTCGGCATCGCCCGCGCCTTCAACGGGCCGGCCTATGGCGCATTGGCGCCCAATCTGGTGCCGCCTGCCGTGCTGCCGACCGCCATCGCCCTGTCGTCGGTCGCCTGGCAGACCGGCGACATCCTCGGCAAGGCGGTGGGCGGCTATGCCTATGCGATCGAGCCCTGGGCCGCCTATGCGCTGTCGGCGGCCTTGTTCGGCGTCGGCCTGATATCGATGATGATGATCGGGCCGGTGCCCCAGCCGCCGCGCCAGCAGGGCCGCCATCCGATCCGCCAGATGATCGACGGCTTCACCTACCTCAAGAGCAACCGGCTGGTGCTGGCGACGATCACGCTGGACCTGTTCGCGGTATTGCTGGCCGGTGCGACCGCGCTGCTGCCCGTCTATGCCCGCGACATCCTGCATGTCGGGTCGACCGGCTATGGCCATCTGGCGATCGCGCCGGGGATCGGCGCGGCGCTGACAGCGCTCTGGTTCTCCTTCCGGCCGATGAAGACGCAGGTCGGCCTCAAGATGCTGGCGGCGGTCATCCTGTTCGGCCTGGCCACGATCGCCTTCGGCTGCACCGCCTTCCTGCCGCGCGACATTGCGGTGGAGGCTGGGATCGCCGCGCTGATCGTGCTGGGCGGCGCCGACATGGTGTCGGTGTTCGTGCGCCAGTCGCTGGTGCAGCTGCACACGCCCGATGCGATGCGCGGCCGCGTTTCCAGCCTGTCGCAACTGACCATATCCGCGTCCAATGAACTGGGCGAAGCGGAATCGGGCTTCCTTGCGGCGCTCGTTGGGCCTATCGCTGCGGTCATCGGGGGTGGCGTCGGCGCCATTCTCGTCACGATATTCTGGGCGCGGCTCTTTCCCGAACTGCGCCTTGCACGCACTTTCGACCCACCCGACTTAAGGGAGGCGGACATCAGCCAGGAGACGGCCCAATGA
- the cysK gene encoding cysteine synthase A, with amino-acid sequence MKAATILDTIGNTPHVRVNRLFGDAEVWIKSERSNPGGSIKDRIALAMIEAAEASGDLKPGGTIIEPTSGNTGVGLAMVAAVKGYKLILVMPESMSIERRRLMLAYGASFDLTPREKGMKGAIERALELVSQTPDSWMPQQFENPANIDVHVRTTAQEIIADFADAPIDVLISGVGTGGHITGTAEVLKKQWPNLKVYAVEPTLSPVISGGQPGPHPIQGIGAGFIPANLHTQILDGVIQVDPADAKDYARRAASQEGMLVGISSGATLAAIAQKLKELPAGSRVLGFNYDTGERYLSVPDFLPE; translated from the coding sequence ATGAAAGCTGCCACTATTCTCGATACCATCGGCAATACCCCCCATGTCCGGGTCAACCGGCTGTTCGGGGACGCTGAAGTGTGGATCAAGTCGGAACGGTCGAACCCCGGCGGGTCGATCAAGGACCGCATCGCGCTGGCCATGATCGAGGCGGCCGAAGCATCGGGCGACCTGAAGCCGGGCGGCACGATCATCGAGCCGACGTCGGGCAATACCGGCGTGGGCCTGGCCATGGTCGCCGCGGTCAAGGGTTACAAGCTGATCCTGGTCATGCCCGAAAGCATGTCGATCGAACGCCGCCGGCTGATGCTGGCCTATGGTGCCAGTTTCGACCTGACCCCGCGTGAAAAGGGCATGAAGGGCGCGATCGAACGGGCGCTGGAACTGGTGTCGCAGACGCCCGATAGCTGGATGCCGCAGCAGTTCGAGAATCCCGCCAATATCGACGTCCATGTCCGCACCACTGCGCAGGAAATCATCGCCGATTTCGCCGACGCGCCGATCGACGTGCTGATCAGCGGCGTGGGCACGGGCGGCCATATCACCGGCACTGCCGAGGTGCTGAAGAAGCAGTGGCCGAACCTTAAGGTCTATGCGGTTGAGCCGACCCTGTCGCCGGTCATCAGCGGCGGCCAGCCCGGCCCGCACCCGATCCAGGGCATTGGCGCCGGTTTCATCCCGGCGAACCTGCACACCCAGATCCTGGACGGCGTGATCCAGGTCGATCCGGCCGATGCGAAGGACTATGCCCGTCGCGCCGCCAGCCAGGAAGGCATGCTGGTCGGCATCTCGTCGGGCGCCACGCTCGCCGCGATCGCGCAGAAGCTGAAGGAACTGCCCGCGGGCAGCCGCGTTCTGGGCTTCAATTATGACACCGGCGAACGTTATCTCTCGGTGCCCGACTTCCTGCCCGAATAA
- a CDS encoding helicase HerA-like domain-containing protein: MSDGIFLGLGAPEKDGGIPQYLNLRRANRHGLIAGATGTGKTVTLQGIAESFSALGVPVFVADVKGDLSGISMAGSPTAKNADKLVSRAKEIGIADYSYADNPAIFWDLYGEQGHAIRTTVSEMGPLLLARLMGLNDTQEGVLNIAFKYADEEGLLLLDLGDLQAMLAYCAENADTLSARFGNVTKASVGAIQRQLLQLETQGGDHFFGEPALDIHDFLKVDDKGRGYVNILAADKLMQSPKLYATFLLWLLSELFETLPEVGDPEKPVLVFFFDEAHLLFDDAPAALQDKIEQVVRLIRSKGVGVYFVTQNPIDIPEAIASQLGNRVQHALRAFTPRDQKAIKAAADTFRINPDLDIETAITELKTGEALVSLLQEDGAPGVVQRTLIAPPRSRLGPVDAKERAIIQSISPCEGKYDTAVDRESAEEILAARGEAAAAAAQAAKAKAEADKAAAAQAKVEAKQREQELKEQARRDAAAAREAAKPSGFDKAVQSATRSAASSVGRQVANELGRAVFGGSSRKSSGGGIAGQLVRGILGSLFK, encoded by the coding sequence ATGAGCGACGGCATCTTCCTTGGTCTGGGCGCGCCCGAAAAGGACGGCGGCATCCCCCAATATCTGAACCTGCGCCGGGCCAATCGCCACGGCCTGATCGCCGGCGCCACCGGCACCGGCAAGACGGTGACGTTGCAGGGCATCGCCGAAAGCTTCTCGGCGCTCGGCGTCCCGGTGTTCGTGGCCGATGTGAAGGGCGACCTGTCGGGCATTTCGATGGCCGGTTCGCCGACCGCCAAGAATGCCGACAAGCTGGTGTCGCGCGCCAAGGAAATCGGCATCGCCGATTACAGCTATGCCGACAATCCCGCGATCTTCTGGGACCTCTATGGCGAACAGGGCCATGCGATCCGCACCACGGTCAGCGAGATGGGGCCACTGCTGCTGGCCCGGCTGATGGGCCTTAACGACACGCAGGAAGGCGTGCTCAACATCGCCTTCAAATATGCCGATGAGGAAGGGCTGCTGCTGCTCGACCTGGGCGATCTGCAGGCCATGCTCGCCTATTGCGCGGAAAATGCCGATACGCTGTCGGCCCGTTTCGGCAATGTGACCAAGGCCAGCGTCGGCGCGATCCAGCGCCAGTTGCTCCAGCTCGAAACCCAGGGCGGCGACCATTTCTTCGGAGAGCCCGCGCTCGACATCCACGACTTCCTGAAGGTGGACGACAAGGGGCGCGGTTATGTGAACATCCTCGCCGCCGACAAGCTGATGCAGAGCCCGAAGCTCTACGCCACCTTCCTGCTCTGGTTGCTGAGCGAATTGTTCGAGACGCTGCCCGAAGTGGGCGATCCGGAAAAGCCGGTGCTGGTCTTCTTCTTCGACGAGGCCCATCTGCTGTTCGACGACGCGCCGGCGGCATTGCAGGACAAGATCGAGCAGGTCGTGCGCCTGATCCGTTCCAAAGGCGTCGGCGTTTATTTCGTTACCCAGAACCCGATCGACATTCCCGAAGCCATTGCCAGCCAGCTCGGCAACCGGGTCCAGCATGCGCTGCGCGCCTTCACCCCGCGCGACCAGAAGGCGATCAAGGCCGCGGCCGACACCTTCCGCATCAACCCCGATCTCGACATCGAAACCGCGATCACCGAACTCAAGACCGGTGAAGCTTTGGTATCGCTGTTGCAGGAAGATGGTGCGCCGGGCGTGGTCCAGCGCACGCTGATCGCCCCGCCCCGCTCGCGCCTCGGCCCGGTCGATGCCAAGGAGCGGGCGATCATCCAGTCGATCTCGCCCTGCGAGGGCAAATATGACACCGCCGTCGACCGCGAATCCGCCGAGGAAATCCTGGCCGCGCGCGGCGAGGCCGCCGCTGCCGCCGCGCAGGCCGCCAAGGCCAAGGCCGAAGCCGACAAGGCCGCTGCCGCCCAGGCCAAGGTCGAGGCCAAGCAGCGCGAACAGGAGTTGAAGGAGCAGGCCCGGCGCGATGCCGCCGCCGCGCGCGAGGCAGCCAAGCCCAGCGGCTTCGACAAGGCGGTCCAGTCGGCGACCCGCTCCGCCGCCTCCTCGGTCGGCCGCCAGGTTGCCAACGAACTGGGCCGTGCCGTGTTCGGCGGATCAAGCCGCAAATCCTCGGGCGGTGGCATCGCCGGCCAGCTGGTGCGCGGCATATTGGGCAGTCTGTTCAAATAA
- the hflC gene encoding protease modulator HflC encodes MSLRNPIALAIGAIILLILVGSTVTIVPETRQGVIVRFGEPKQIINRYRPNEDFGKTGAGVILRVPFFDQIVWIDKRVLSVEMERQQVLSTDQLRLQVDAFARYRIVDPLRMYISAGSEEKVSDALRPILGSALRNELGKRPFAALLSPERGQVMQNIEAGLDRVARQYGAEIVDVRIKRADLPDGTPLESAFTRMRTARQQEALTIRAQGLKQAQIIRAEADANAARIYAESFGKDANFYDFYRAMQAYRYTFAPDRAGGTTMVLSKDNEFLKQFQGR; translated from the coding sequence GTGAGCTTGCGCAATCCCATCGCCCTCGCCATCGGCGCGATCATCCTGCTGATCCTGGTCGGCAGCACCGTCACCATCGTGCCGGAAACCCGACAGGGCGTGATCGTCCGCTTCGGCGAGCCCAAGCAGATCATCAACCGCTATCGCCCGAACGAGGATTTCGGCAAGACCGGCGCCGGCGTCATCCTGCGCGTGCCCTTCTTCGACCAGATCGTCTGGATCGACAAGCGCGTGCTCTCGGTCGAGATGGAGCGCCAGCAGGTGCTCTCGACCGACCAACTGCGCCTGCAGGTCGATGCCTTTGCCCGCTATCGCATCGTCGATCCGCTGCGCATGTATATTTCCGCCGGCAGCGAGGAAAAGGTGTCGGACGCGCTGCGCCCGATCCTGGGCTCGGCACTGCGCAACGAACTGGGCAAGCGGCCTTTCGCCGCGCTGCTCAGCCCCGAGCGCGGCCAGGTGATGCAGAATATCGAGGCCGGGCTTGACCGGGTCGCGCGCCAATATGGCGCCGAGATCGTCGACGTGCGGATCAAGCGCGCCGACCTGCCCGACGGCACGCCGCTGGAAAGCGCCTTCACCCGCATGCGCACCGCGCGCCAGCAGGAAGCGCTGACGATCCGCGCCCAGGGCCTGAAGCAGGCACAGATCATTCGCGCCGAAGCCGACGCCAATGCCGCCCGCATCTATGCGGAAAGCTTTGGCAAGGACGCGAATTTCTATGACTTTTATCGCGCCATGCAGGCCTATCGTTATACCTTCGCCCCGGATCGGGCGGGCGGCACGACGATGGTGCTGTCGAAGGACAATGAGTTCCTGAAGCAGTTCCAGGGCCGCTAA
- a CDS encoding aminotransferase class V-fold PLP-dependent enzyme, whose protein sequence is MVTRRGFIGRAGGALGVTFGVSLGLDGAVAATTGPSDGWPDEAPFRFTGDMADFEAAQRALLPLYDVERDFATFDAAYYGAMTRPVAASYRAYSQWVNRNNSLFLRNAAPGHPRDAELDRSRAAVAKLLGAQTEEIALSGGGTEALYALIANYALLKAGDAVIYADVDYDEMQFACDYLEQSRGARIVRFSLPEPHTEANILAAYDRILKETPRAKLLLLTHLSNRNGLVPPVKAIVAMAKARGVDVILDSAQAVGHLPFTVEDTGADFIGFSLHKWLAAPLGTGGIYIRKDRLQDISPWLGNRIHGPEDIRARIPTGTVDFAARLTIPRAIAVQDAIGLEAKYRHLVRLRDYWVERVRDIAGLEILVPQEAGRFGAVTGFRLPGMKGPDGAKQAAKLFLDKYRLLVVAKAGLASGPVLRVTPALFNSSAELDRLVAAIRAERHLFT, encoded by the coding sequence ATGGTTACGCGGCGGGGCTTTATCGGACGGGCAGGCGGCGCGCTGGGTGTCACTTTCGGTGTCAGCCTGGGGCTGGATGGCGCGGTTGCGGCCACGACCGGACCGTCAGATGGCTGGCCCGACGAGGCGCCCTTCCGCTTCACCGGCGACATGGCGGATTTCGAGGCGGCACAGCGCGCACTGCTGCCCCTCTATGACGTGGAGCGGGATTTCGCGACCTTCGACGCGGCCTATTATGGCGCGATGACCCGGCCGGTGGCGGCCAGCTATCGCGCCTATTCGCAATGGGTGAACCGCAACAATTCGCTGTTCCTGCGCAATGCCGCGCCCGGTCATCCGCGCGACGCCGAACTGGACCGGTCGCGCGCGGCCGTGGCAAAGCTGCTCGGCGCGCAGACCGAGGAGATCGCGCTGTCGGGCGGCGGCACCGAGGCGCTCTATGCGCTGATCGCCAATTATGCGCTGCTCAAGGCCGGCGACGCGGTGATCTATGCCGATGTCGACTATGACGAGATGCAATTTGCCTGCGACTATCTGGAGCAGAGCCGGGGCGCCCGCATCGTCCGCTTCAGCCTGCCCGAGCCGCATACGGAAGCGAATATCCTGGCCGCCTATGACAGGATATTGAAGGAAACGCCGCGCGCGAAGCTGCTGCTGCTCACCCATTTGTCCAACCGCAACGGGCTGGTGCCGCCGGTCAAGGCGATCGTCGCCATGGCCAAGGCACGGGGCGTCGACGTGATCCTGGACAGCGCCCAGGCCGTCGGCCACCTGCCCTTCACGGTCGAGGACACCGGCGCCGACTTCATCGGCTTCTCGCTGCACAAATGGCTGGCCGCGCCGCTCGGCACCGGCGGCATCTATATCCGCAAGGACCGGCTGCAGGACATTTCCCCCTGGCTCGGCAACCGCATCCATGGGCCGGAGGATATTCGCGCGCGCATCCCGACCGGCACGGTCGACTTCGCCGCCCGCCTGACCATCCCGCGCGCCATCGCGGTGCAGGATGCGATCGGACTGGAAGCGAAATATCGTCATCTCGTCCGGCTGCGCGACTATTGGGTCGAGCGGGTCCGCGACATCGCCGGATTGGAGATATTGGTGCCACAGGAGGCCGGCCGCTTCGGCGCCGTCACCGGTTTCCGCCTGCCCGGCATGAAAGGCCCGGATGGCGCCAAACAGGCGGCCAAGCTGTTCCTCGACAAATATCGCCTGCTGGTGGTGGCCAAGGCCGGGCTCGCATCCGGGCCAGTGCTTCGCGTGACGCCCGCCCTGTTCAACAGCAGCGCCGAGCTGGACCGATTGGTCGCGGCGATCAGGGCGGAGCGGCATCTCTTCACCTGA
- a CDS encoding Do family serine endopeptidase, whose translation MRYAYAITGALLLGGTAIAVTTSSNVGAQTAQNEGLQAAAPAGAPASLADMVEKLQPAVVNISTKQRVTVQNPFAGTPFGDLFGQGGGGKPQTRQAQSLGSGFLISADGYIVTNNHVVSAGAEGASVDSITVTMTNKEEYPAKLVGRDPATDLAVLKIDAKKPLPFVKFGDSTKARVGDWVVAIGNPFALSGTVTAGIISAVHRGTGGTYDKFIQTDASINQGNSGGPMFDMRGNVIGINSQILSPSGGNVGIGFAIPSEQAAPIVDTLRQGQSIKRGYLGVQISPLGEDMADSLGLAKNRGEFVQGVEPGKGAEKAGIKAGDVIVSVAGQEVTPDQNLSSIVANSKIGSSVPIVLLRNGQRMTLNAVVGERPSEDELNNFAQQQDDDFSQQGDQGSDTQAAQKSLGISAIPLTPSITRQLGVAGDTRGIVITAVDGSTDAGAKGLRRGDVILSANNRPVLTQADLDAQVKAVSAQGRNAILLQVLRRGQAPLFLPIRLRDK comes from the coding sequence GTGCGTTACGCTTATGCCATCACCGGCGCCCTGCTGCTCGGCGGCACCGCCATCGCCGTCACGACCAGTTCCAATGTCGGCGCGCAGACCGCCCAGAATGAAGGCCTGCAGGCCGCTGCCCCCGCCGGCGCGCCCGCCAGCCTGGCCGACATGGTCGAAAAGCTGCAGCCGGCCGTGGTCAACATCTCGACCAAGCAGCGCGTCACCGTGCAGAATCCCTTCGCCGGCACGCCCTTTGGCGACCTGTTCGGCCAGGGTGGCGGCGGCAAGCCGCAGACCCGTCAGGCCCAGTCGCTTGGCTCGGGCTTCCTGATCTCGGCCGATGGCTATATCGTGACCAACAATCACGTCGTGTCGGCCGGTGCGGAAGGCGCTAGCGTCGACAGCATCACGGTCACCATGACCAACAAGGAAGAATATCCCGCCAAGCTGGTCGGCCGCGATCCCGCAACCGACCTTGCCGTGCTGAAGATCGACGCGAAGAAGCCCCTGCCCTTCGTCAAGTTCGGCGACAGCACCAAGGCGCGCGTCGGTGACTGGGTCGTCGCGATCGGCAATCCCTTCGCCCTGTCGGGCACCGTGACCGCCGGCATCATCTCCGCCGTGCATCGCGGCACCGGCGGCACCTATGACAAGTTCATCCAGACCGACGCCTCGATCAATCAGGGCAATAGCGGCGGTCCGATGTTCGACATGCGCGGCAACGTGATCGGCATCAACAGCCAGATCCTGTCGCCTTCGGGCGGCAATGTCGGCATCGGCTTCGCCATCCCCTCGGAACAGGCAGCGCCGATTGTCGACACGCTGCGCCAGGGCCAAAGCATCAAGCGCGGCTATCTGGGCGTGCAGATCAGCCCGCTGGGCGAGGATATGGCGGACTCGCTCGGCCTCGCGAAGAATCGCGGCGAGTTCGTGCAGGGCGTCGAGCCTGGCAAAGGCGCCGAAAAGGCCGGCATCAAGGCGGGCGACGTGATCGTCAGCGTCGCCGGTCAGGAAGTGACGCCGGACCAGAATCTGTCGTCGATCGTCGCCAACAGCAAGATCGGGTCGAGCGTGCCGATCGTGCTGCTGCGCAACGGCCAGCGCATGACCCTGAACGCGGTCGTGGGCGAGCGCCCGAGCGAAGACGAACTCAATAACTTCGCCCAGCAGCAGGATGATGATTTCAGCCAGCAGGGCGACCAGGGCAGCGATACCCAGGCAGCGCAGAAGTCGCTGGGCATCTCCGCCATCCCGCTGACCCCCAGCATCACCCGCCAGCTGGGCGTTGCCGGCGACACCCGCGGCATCGTCATCACTGCCGTTGACGGGTCGACCGATGCCGGTGCCAAGGGCCTGCGTCGCGGCGACGTGATCCTGTCGGCCAACAACCGGCCGGTGCTGACCCAGGCGGATCTGGATGCACAGGTGAAGGCGGTGTCGGCCCAGGGTCGCAACGCCATCCTGCTGCAGGTGCTGCGTCGCGGCCAGGCGCCGTTGTTCCTGCCAATCCGCCTGCGCGACAAGTAA